The genomic interval CCACAAGATACTGAGTCCTCCTGCACCCACAAGATACTGAGTCCTCCTGCACCCACAAGATACTGAGTCCTCCTGCACCCACAGTCACTGAGTCCACCTGCACCCACAGTCACTGAGTCCACCTGCACCCACAAGATACTGAGTCCACCTGCACCCACAGTCACTGAGTCCACCTGCACCCACAAGATACTGAGTCCACCTGCACCCACAGTCACTGAGTCCACCTGCAACCACAAGATACTGAGTCCACCTGCACCCACAGTCACTGAGTCCACCTGCACCCACAGTCACTGAGTCTGGGACACCTGCagccacacacagcacacccgGCTGCTCCACCTTACAAAGCTTATGTAAACAAAGCCTCATTCCATACACCGACTGAAGTATTCATGTAAATGCAAACCCATACTCTGATTATACATTCAATATTTTTGGATccaaaagaagatgctttaaaatattaaaaagccGTTTATGTTGGTAATACAGCACCTTCCGGTCGAAGTCTCTGTCCCACATGTCGTTGATGGTGCAGCCGGCCCCCCTCATCAACACGGCCCCCGCCCCGAACAGGGTCAGCATGTCCAGGGGGGGGAGGCAGCCGGGGGCTGCGGCCAGCCCGATGCTCCAGGCGCAGGGAAGGTACAGCAGCCACGTCCCTTCAACCAGAAGAGCCGTTAGGACCCAGCCCAGTCAGAGGGGGGGACTGGTCCCACACTCAAGGTTGACCTCAAGTGGAACCTACATATATTTGTCACCATGCAGTCAGAAAGAAATTAACCACTGTTCTGATTCAGAAGGTCGGCCATATTGTGAACGAGGCCATTAGCATCCCAGTGAGGAGGATCGAGGTTTGTGGTTCTCTGGCGGGACAGCTTGGGGAGCCGGTTCGGAGTTGTTGCTTTAGGCGACTGCTATTAGAAGTAAtgaattacatttatatacaaagcACCGAAGAAGAAAGGAAACCCACTCTCAGTCGACAGTAGTTTAGAGGGAGAGCGGGTCGTCTGGACATCAGAAGGTTGCAGGTTTGATCCCAGGCGCCGACTAACCCAAtatggaggtgtccctgagcatgacACCTAATCCCGCAGTCCCCTGGTCTGGTGGacactgctggtgtgtgtgtatgaatgggtgattgtgAAAATGCGTCCCATGCTATAAGACATTATTTATAGATTTACCTATAGGTTTATCCATCCTCATCAACCGGAGGTAAGGCTGGACCCCGGGGGGCGCCATGTTGACAACGGCCGCCGCCGACACAACGAACGCTCTCCGCCCGCCTGTCACCGCCAGCCGCCGGGCAGACAGAAGAGACGCGGTCCGGCTGTGGACCCCGGGGGCTCCAGCTCCACCCCTCTGGTCCACAGAGCATCGGGAGAGGGCGGAGAGGTGGGAGACACAGGGCCCGAAGGAGATACTCCGCACAGCCCGTAGCGGGCCGTTCAGTTTAACGGTAAACATGGTGCCGTGCGTCCACCAAATGCGTCCACATAACGGTCACCTCTGccagggggggaaagagaaacaaaagggATCACACAAACAATGGtgggacacacaacacaacggtTTTGCTTAGAATGGTTGTCTTTTGTCATTGCATCATCGTGTGAAGAAGGGCCGTGGGTTTTCCGTGTGACGCGCACCGGCCTGGACAGACAGCGCTTTCTATTTAACGAGTAACGAGTTCATTCAAACTTCAATACTGAATCCAACCTGAACTGATTCAACCTTCATGGTCCAGACTGCCTGCTGGTTTAATGTCGTTAACGTAAAGAACACAGTGTACCTTATGATGGACGGATAGGATCATTTAGAAGACGGAAAACTCTCCAAAGTGAGATGATTGTACCGTTAGACCCTTCAACAGAAGACGATAAACAAAGCCTACAGACAGACCTCCTCCAGTAGGACCAGACTGACAGCTCAGGTCCGTCCGGAAATGAGTCCGGGGGGGAACAACAGAACACAACCGTGTGAAACACATAGAGATTTATTCTTATTGTCtctaaaaaaaaacgtacatAATGCATAAATGATTCCGTTTTGCTAAACCATGTctatttgaatttaatttgaagAAACGAGACCCTACATCTCCTGAATTACGACCATTTCTTGACTTGAATGCCGGGCACCGATTTAAAACTGCATATATAACTTCATATTATAGTGAAATCATTGGTTTACGGTCTGAGTAACATGTGTGATTtccaaattaattaaattaacttGATAAAACATTGGGATAATGAACGGATTTCGTCACTGAATGGATCTGGTTCCGGAAGTCACGTGGCTCCCTGATCGCGGGACAGTAAACTTTTCCCGGTACAGAAACAAAACCACCCGATCACCCCGAACCAGGCGCCTTATTGATCCAACCAATCAATGCACATCCTTCACAATGATGCTCCATATAGCGCCTTCGTCCTTTGTGAGTACCGTCACCATGGAGATAGTAGAGATGGATTTATAGAGTCTCTGTGCAGACAGATGTGTTGATACAGATGTACTGGTAGAGATGCATGGAGCTACACACGGCAGGGGGCGGATTCCGGACGGACTTAATGAGTATTTATTCCTTTAGGTACCTAACTTGTGATTGCATCTTCATCGCCGGGTGTTTGAATGCATaaaaatgaaacgaggtacgtATTGATGCAAGTATTGATGTATGTATTGGCATTCTGTTTTGACTATGGTTTTGTTTTCTCTTAATGTTAACATTCAGGGCATTCTTCAATCTCCTAGATTCAAGATGCTCTACCGGCAAGTCGGCCCTCCTTACCAGCAATGAGCTCCTCCAGGTCGAGAGGTTCAAGTGCTCTCACTGTGGCATCATCTTCACGGCCAAGCTAGAGCTGCTGGAACACCTGCGTGAAGAGCACGGCCTGAATACAGAGAAGGCCATCAGGAACGTTGTTAATGCCGGCCACCTGACCAGCAATCGGGTCCAAGTCCAGAGGTACCAGTGCAGTCACTGTTTCATCTTCTTCCCGTCCAAGCTAGAGCTGCTGGACCACCTGGGCAAAGAACACAGCCTGAACGTAGAGAACGCCCTCAGCACCGCCAGAAGGGCCTGCCCCGTCCCGAGCACTCAGAGCCCCCCAGTGCAGAGGTTCCAGTGCAGTCACTGTGTCCTCATCTTTGAGTCCAAGCTCATGCTGTTGGAGCACCTGGGCAAGGACCATGATCTGGACGTAGATAAGGCCATCAGGAACGCCACCTTGCCACCCCCAGGGGAGGCCACACCGAGCCCGAAGCCCTCAGAGGAGGTCGCCACAGAGAGGAGCATATCTGCGCTGCAGCCGGAGGTGAACGGGCTGAACAGGACACCGGACACGTTGAGTACAGTAATGGGAAATAAGCCGGTGGCCAATGAAAAGAGCGCCCCCAATATTGCAAAGCCTACCTCAAAAAACAAGCGTGTCTCCAGCCTGGCCGGCCGCGTGAAAGGAAGCCAAGAAACATCCAGAAAGATAACGCAGTACTTCAGTGCATCGTCTGGGCAAAACGTTAAGTCTTCCTTCTATCATGTGACGTCACCCGACCTGTTACAGAGGGCAGATACTGTCACTCCTCCTGCTAAGAATCCTAGGCATGGAATGATAAAGATTAGATTGCCAACATGTGCACCAAGAAAACCTCTCCTCCCAGACGGGTCTACAGTTACTCTTGAACTGATCAATGGGGAGGAAGATCACAAATTACCCAAAAATGACTTTAATGACCAACAACACAATGACAATGCTGGTATTTCTCGACCAAAACAAATGGAAGATAATCCTTCAataaatagtcctacacccagAAGCCACCGAGCGGACCTTCAGTGTGACTCGTGCACGTTTTGTCACAAGTCTGTGGTGGCCATGTTTGTGCACTACCAATCACAACATCCCCAAATAGTTATGACTTTGGATCAAATCAGACGAACCAGAGCTTTGGTCTCCGCTACAAAAACTCTGTTACCTGAAACGAGTTCAGAAGATCTCATCCTGGACGCACCAAATCAGGATGAGTCACCAACGGACCCTTCTGAGGAAAATTCTTCTTCAGGTTCTTCAGAGAGAACAAAGGTCCAGTCTGAACCGCTACCTGAAGAAAACACATCTGCTGTAGATCCACTAGATCCCCCTGACGCTCCTCAGCGCCCCCTTGTGGACGCCACTGGTGCTCCCTGCAGCGTCCGACCCCCGACTCCCATACTGAGCGGTCAGAAGACTCAGCTTGGCGCGAGCACGAGCCCTCCGGTGCTGGGACCCCCCCGCTGCGCAGCAGTGGACAGCGCAGCGGGGGGGTCCCCCGCCATCAGTCGTCCTCGGATCTCTAGGAACGCCCCCCCTCGCCGCCCGACTCCGCCCCAACACGAGGCCCCCGTCCGGAAGGAGTCCTGCGCCGGAGTAGAAGCCCCCGGCAGCCCTGCCGACGGCCTCAAAGACGGAGGCCACGGTGAAGCCAAAGAGGCAGAAGAACTGGTGATTCGTAGATCGCGTGGCAAGAACTTGTTCTTCTGCCCGAAGTGCAACTATGGGAACCGTGGTTTAAGACTCGTTTTGGTTCactttaaaaacaaacacaaagggtTTCAAACGACGACACATACTATTTCCAATTACACAGAAGCCATTCACAGACAAATGAAGAAATCGAAATCCCCAAACAATCAGATTACTGTTTTATCCTCTGGTCTGCCTGTTCCCATTCTGCAAGGCCAGGGCTTCTTCTTTTGTCCCCAGTGTAACTACGGTAACCAGCTCATATCAAGGGTCATGGACCATTTGAAAAAGTCTCATCCTGATGGTAAGATATCCAAGAGGCAAATATTTGGATATACTGCTGAGGTTTATGAACAACCCTGCGAAGAACAGTTGAAGTTTGAGGCTATCAGCCGGCCGTCCGAGCCAGCGCTTGGGGAGAGAAAAATCACACCCTTTTTGTGCCACAGATGTGACTACGGTGCCTCAAATGCGTATCTgttaaaaaggcatttaggTAAAAATCACAAAATTCATCAAAGTGCTGAAAATATTTTAAGAACGGCCTTTGCCAAAGGACGTATAGAGGAAGGTTTCCACTGCCAGTGGTGCAATTTTTCAGACAAGAAAGCTGAAAGAGTCTTCGACCATTACAAAGAAAAGCACAGATCCAATGTTAGTAGCCTTAAACACATCATAAATCACTTCCACATGGCTCCCAAAGATGCTCCCtctaaaaaggaaaaggacccCGCATCTCCAGCGATGAGATGGAGGATCTCATCGGGGACCAAGAAGGCCAAGACCTTCTCATGCAGGAAATGTTCCTTCAAAAGTATTTCATTGACCGGCCTCACAAAACACAAATCCAGGGCTCATCCCAGCTCTGTGAAGGGAAAGGCTTCAGCGTCTGAGGACCTCGGTCGCGAGGCTGAGGACCAGAACAGCCATGCAACGGAAGCAGATGGTCAGCTTGACTATAATCTGGCCCCCAAAACACTGGAACCATCGCCCGGTCTTTCCTCCCAAAGTACCCCTTCTTCCAGAGTGTACATGTGCCGTTGCTGTTCCTTACTCTTCAGCACATGGCAGGGACTCAAGATTCACTACGGAATGAAACACTTTGAGGAGTGGAAGAGTCAGCCGTCCCTGTTTGAGGAGGAGGCTGCGCTGGAGGGCCACAGGACGGAGGGGAACGTGGTCTTCAAGTGCCcgtggtgtgtgtacgtgcacacgACCAGGCATGGGGTCGTCTCTCACTGCCGTGCCAGACATCATACCAAAAAGGTTAGAGCTGAAGTGTTTGAAAAACGTTTAGCCCACGTGCCCCACGGGTCCAATGGGGGCAACCCCCGCTCCAGGGTCCGTGCGGGGGGGTACATGTGTCACACCTGCAACGAGGTCTGTCGCTCCCTGAAGAAATTCAACCTGCATGACGTGAAATGCCATGGGGACTCCGGTTCGTGTGTCCTCAAACCAGCTGCTAAATATGCACTAACAAAGCAACTGCTGTCTAAATACCAGGGCTCAATGAAGAAGGGCTTCTCCAAGAAGAACCAAGCCGGGCTCCTGAAGTGCCCGTGGTGCAAACACGTCGAGAAGAGCAAAGAAGCCTTGGCTAAACATGTCAACGCCTGCAGCAAGAGCATGCGCGACGTGTTCAAGTGCACTGTTTGTTCATATATCACATTATCAAACAAATATCTGAAGCAACATTATAGAACCGCGCATGGGCTCGAATCCAAAACAACTGCGATGGAGTACACCGCCGTGAGCTATAACTGTAAGCTCTGCCCGTATGTGTCTTCAAGGCGTCGGTATCTGCTCTGTCACTACACCAAGTCTCATGGAATGGACCCCCCTGAAGAGTTGAAAGTCAAAAAGTCTTTTGAGTGTCAGAAGTGCGGTCAGGTGTTGAGCTCCGCCAGCGGTCTCAGTGCCCACTACACGGGGGTTCACTTGGCACATTTTCAAATGGACTTTAAAGTGCTCTACCGCTCAGCCAAGCGGCGTGCGGTGGCGGGCTATGCCTGCCAGCGCTGCGGGCTGCAGGTCCGGAGCACCAGGGAGCTGCGGGTTCATCTGGACCTCCACAGGGAGCAGCGACGGGGGGGCGCGTCCGGCCGGGCCGTCGCCCCCTCCAGTCAGGTGAGCCTGAAGTGTGTCCTTCACTCAACATTACCGCTTTGGGTGATCTGTGTTCCACCTAAAGCCGAGCGGTTTATTTGCATCTTGAATTCCAATGTGGTGACATTGTATTTGAGACTATCAGGATGCTGGTTTCGACTCAAATGTTCTCTTCTCGAGGTATTGGTTGTTATTCTGTGCAGCGTATAGTAAGTGGACAATATTCCCAGCATGAGTTGTGTTCATGCAGCTGTCCATCAACCTGCTCTTTGGTTTTGCTTCCAGTCCAACAGGAAAGGGGCGTCGCCGAAGCCCGTGACCagcccagcccccgcccccgaGAAGGCCCCCCCCCGGGCCGAGGCCCACGCCTGTGCACTCTGCGGCCGCTGGTTCCCCTCCCTGATGGGCCTTCGTGTCCACGAGCGCCGCAGCCACGgggaggaggcggcggtggggggggcggccccggggcccgccgCCCTGTCCACGGACCGGTGAGTGGACCCGTACCGGGTGGACCTGATCCAGGGTCTGAAGGGCTTCAGGGGCCTCGTGGGGGGTCCTGCCCTCCTTTATGGGTGTAGACCTGATCCCGGGTCTGGTCTAAAGGGCCCCCAGGGACGAGGagctagggctgaacgattgaTCAAATCCAAACCGACATCACGATGGAATAAAACTAACTTtgcaaatcaaaaaaataatatatatactgaTTGTTTACTGTGATTTGTTTGTTACTCACTGGAGAACAGtaagatttgtatttattttttcttttacaattcaaaaGATAAATACAGATGTTATAATataattcatctcaacacatcggcctggcctaaaggaaggAGCCGTTTATGTGTTGACTGCGTCCGATGTGTTGGTCGTATTATAGAACGGTTTACTGATGTTTAGTGAATCATACAGAACATAAGGGACTTTAAACACACAAGGTGCATACTGTACCACAATCTGTACCACAATCTGTACCACAATCGGCACCACAATCTGTACCACAATCTGTACCACAATCTGTACCACAATCTGTACCACAATCTGTACCACAATCTGTACCACAATCTGTACCACAATCGCAATATTGGGCGAAGTAATCGCTATTAGAATATTCCCTTAGGGACCAGGTAGCCCTTAGGGACCAGGTAGCCCTTAGGGACCAGGTAGCCCTTAGTGACCAGGTAGCCCTGAGGGACCAGGTAGCCCTTACGGACCAGGTAGCCCTGAGGGACCAGGTAGCCCTTAGGGACCAGCGTCCTGCGTGGCGTCCTGCATGGCGTCCCTTAGGGACCAGGTAGCCCTTAGGGACTAGGTAGCCCTTAGGGACCAGATAGCCCTTAGGGACCAGATAGCCCTTAGGGACCAGATAGCCCTTAGGGACCAGGTAGCCCTTAGGGACCAGATAGCCATTAGGGACCAGGTTGCCCTTAGGGACCAGGTTGCCCTTAGGGACCAGGTAGCCCTTAGGGACCAGGTAGCCCTTAGGGACCAGGTTGCCCTTAGGGACCAGGTTGCCCTTAGGGACCTGCGTGGCGTCCCTAAGGGACCAGCGTCCTGCGTGGCGTCCTGCATGGCGTCCCTTAGGGACCAGGTAGCCCTTAGGGACCAGGTAGCCCTTAGGGACCAGATAGCCCTTAGGGACCAGGTAGCCCTTAGGGACCAGGTAGCCCTTAGGGACCAGGTAGCCCTTAGGGACCAGGTTGCCCTTAGGGACCAGGTTGCCCTTAGGGACCTGCGTGGCGTCCCTAAGGGACCAGCGTCCTGCGTGGCGTCCCTTAGGGACCAGGTTGCCCTTAGGGACCAGCGTCCTGTGTGGCGTCCCTTAGGGACCTAAGTCCTGTGTGGCGTCCCTTAGGGACCAGGTAGCCCTTAGGGACCAGGTAGCCCTTAGGGACCTGCGTCCTGTGTGGCGTCCCTTAGGGACCAGGTAGCCCTTAGGGACCAGCGTCCTGTGTGGCGTCCCTTAGGGACAAGGTAGCCCTTAGGGACCTGCGTGGCGTCCCTTAGGGACCAGGTAGCCCTTAGGGACCAGGTAGCCCTTAGGGACCTGCCAGGCGTCCCTTAGGGACCAGCGTCCTGCGTGGCGTCCGGTGGAGCGCTGCTGCCCGCGAGGCCTTTAGGAAGCGCAGAGAccagacagaggacagaggacagaggaacGTTGGTCAGGAGTTTACTGTTTTAAGGTTGGAATGTTACGGAGAAAGGCCTGGTGTCGGCTGCGGTAAGGCAGGCGCTCCCTCTACAGACCTAACCAGATGATTGTAACGCTGGAGCGTCTGATTCGAGTGCTCCTCATTCCGTCCCCCCACAGCTTTGACCAGTGCACCCAGTTCCGACCCGGGAGTCTGAAAGCGTTCCACTGCCTTATCTGCGCTTATCGCACCAACATGCTGTGTCTGCTGAAGAGCCACTTCCGGA from Gadus morhua chromosome 11, gadMor3.0, whole genome shotgun sequence carries:
- the LOC115553378 gene encoding zinc finger protein 142 isoform X1, coding for MHKNETRAFFNLLDSRCSTGKSALLTSNELLQVERFKCSHCGIIFTAKLELLEHLREEHGLNTEKAIRNVVNAGHLTSNRVQVQRYQCSHCFIFFPSKLELLDHLGKEHSLNVENALSTARRACPVPSTQSPPVQRFQCSHCVLIFESKLMLLEHLGKDHDLDVDKAIRNATLPPPGEATPSPKPSEEVATERSISALQPEVNGLNRTPDTLSTVMGNKPVANEKSAPNIAKPTSKNKRVSSLAGRVKGSQETSRKITQYFSASSGQNVKSSFYHVTSPDLLQRADTVTPPAKNPRHGMIKIRLPTCAPRKPLLPDGSTVTLELINGEEDHKLPKNDFNDQQHNDNAGISRPKQMEDNPSINSPTPRSHRADLQCDSCTFCHKSVVAMFVHYQSQHPQIVMTLDQIRRTRALVSATKTLLPETSSEDLILDAPNQDESPTDPSEENSSSGSSERTKVQSEPLPEENTSAVDPLDPPDAPQRPLVDATGAPCSVRPPTPILSGQKTQLGASTSPPVLGPPRCAAVDSAAGGSPAISRPRISRNAPPRRPTPPQHEAPVRKESCAGVEAPGSPADGLKDGGHGEAKEAEELVIRRSRGKNLFFCPKCNYGNRGLRLVLVHFKNKHKGFQTTTHTISNYTEAIHRQMKKSKSPNNQITVLSSGLPVPILQGQGFFFCPQCNYGNQLISRVMDHLKKSHPDGKISKRQIFGYTAEVYEQPCEEQLKFEAISRPSEPALGERKITPFLCHRCDYGASNAYLLKRHLGKNHKIHQSAENILRTAFAKGRIEEGFHCQWCNFSDKKAERVFDHYKEKHRSNVSSLKHIINHFHMAPKDAPSKKEKDPASPAMRWRISSGTKKAKTFSCRKCSFKSISLTGLTKHKSRAHPSSVKGKASASEDLGREAEDQNSHATEADGQLDYNLAPKTLEPSPGLSSQSTPSSRVYMCRCCSLLFSTWQGLKIHYGMKHFEEWKSQPSLFEEEAALEGHRTEGNVVFKCPWCVYVHTTRHGVVSHCRARHHTKKVRAEVFEKRLAHVPHGSNGGNPRSRVRAGGYMCHTCNEVCRSLKKFNLHDVKCHGDSGSCVLKPAAKYALTKQLLSKYQGSMKKGFSKKNQAGLLKCPWCKHVEKSKEALAKHVNACSKSMRDVFKCTVCSYITLSNKYLKQHYRTAHGLESKTTAMEYTAVSYNCKLCPYVSSRRRYLLCHYTKSHGMDPPEELKVKKSFECQKCGQVLSSASGLSAHYTGVHLAHFQMDFKVLYRSAKRRAVAGYACQRCGLQVRSTRELRVHLDLHREQRRGGASGRAVAPSSQSNRKGASPKPVTSPAPAPEKAPPRAEAHACALCGRWFPSLMGLRVHERRSHGEEAAVGGAAPGPAALSTDRFDQCTQFRPGSLKAFHCLICAYRTNMLCLLKSHFRKKHPEPPADRSAGPSGSLEVEGDGPPAAGDPPAEGNPPAAHPDLQRDPSPAPLPAVKTSKHSVYSEPAEVQRQLSHYRSMAPANSVAPLSAEVSGDRTLPCEFCDFSSGHWSSVRRHYMNIHGKKVHRCKDCCYFTGLRRKLDLHKKTGHSRGPAQPPPQKRLRCPLCLYHTLSRDHLVDHVVLHRQERVVPIELRRPRLSRYLADVVFRCQECTFTCGSAGALGAHALKHGPAGPYACRLCYFRCPRLSLLEAHLWDKHQVERNHELVGQVNLDHLGARSGAGEEGQDAWSHPREGNQDEEGVTPGWDGVQRQEGRDATARPRRRREEEEEGLRGQEEEEGQRRCDGRPPAAPRGSEDGCTGGVGFTSKRRAEGEASALEDGGAVGPPGGPGADDGPSGAQGSSGASGRPPPAAPPVPDGAADTEPREEPSLSPEVPRDHQAGRGDGLGSPEMPVLENVYLDRRLSGQGSLQRGEPPSGGALGGSGDPGTSPTKAAPSDPSAAPRTRSGDPGALSCPYCGRIFCTAAELQGHVKRHRM
- the LOC115553378 gene encoding zinc finger protein 142 isoform X2, producing MHKNETRAFFNLLDSRCSTGKSALLTSNELLQVERFKCSHCGIIFTAKLELLEHLREEHGLNTEKAIRNVVNAGHLTSNRVQVQRYQCSHCFIFFPSKLELLDHLGKEHSLNVENALSTARRACPVPSTQSPPVQRFQCSHCVLIFESKLMLLEHLGKDHDLDVDKAIRNATLPPPGEATPSPKPSEEVATERSISALQPEVNGLNRTPDTLSTVMGNKPVANEKSAPNIAKPTSKNKRVSSLAGRVKGSQETSRKITQYFSASSGQNVKSSFYHVTSPDLLQRADTVTPPAKNPRHGMIKIRLPTCAPRKPLLPDGSTVTLELINGEEDHKLPKNDFNDQQHNDNAGISRPKQMEDNPSINSPTPRSHRADLQCDSCTFCHKSVVAMFVHYQSQHPQIVMTLDQIRRTRALVSATKTLLPETSSEDLILDAPNQDESPTDPSEENSSSGSSERTKVQSEPLPEENTSAVDPLDPPDAPQRPLVDATGAPCSVRPPTPILSGQKTQLGASTSPPVLGPPRCAAVDSAAGGSPAISRPRISRNAPPRRPTPPQHEAPVRKESCAGVEAPGSPADGLKDGGHGEAKEAEELVIRRSRGKNLFFCPKCNYGNRGLRLVLVHFKNKHKGFQTTTHTISNYTEAIHRQMKKSKSPNNQITVLSSGLPVPILQGQGFFFCPQCNYGNQLISRVMDHLKKSHPDGKISKRQIFGYTAEVYEQPCEEQLKFEAISRPSEPALGERKITPFLCHRCDYGASNAYLLKRHLGKNHKIHQSAENILRTAFAKGRIEEGFHCQWCNFSDKKAERVFDHYKEKHRSNVSSLKHIINHFHMAPKDAPSKKEKDPASPAMRWRISSGTKKAKTFSCRKCSFKSISLTGLTKHKSRAHPSSVKGKASASEDLGREAEDQNSHATEADGQLDYNLAPKTLEPSPGLSSQSTPSSRVYMCRCCSLLFSTWQGLKIHYGMKHFEEWKSQPSLFEEEAALEGHRTEGNVVFKCPWCVYVHTTRHGVVSHCRARHHTKKVRAEVFEKRLAHVPHGSNGGNPRSRVRAGGYMCHTCNEVCRSLKKFNLHDVKCHGDSGSCVLKPAAKYALTKQLLSKYQGSMKKGFSKKNQAGLLKCPWCKHVEKSKEALAKHVNACSKSMRDVFKCTVCSYITLSNKYLKQHYRTAHGLESKTTAMEYTAVSYNCKLCPYVSSRRRYLLCHYTKSHGMDPPEELKVKKSFECQKCGQVLSSASGLSAHYTGVHLAHFQMDFKVLYRSAKRRAVAGYACQRCGLQVRSTRELRVHLDLHREQRRGGASGRAVAPSSQSNRKGASPKPVTSPAPAPEKAPPRAEAHACALCGRWFPSLMGLRVHERRSHGEEAAVGGAAPGPAALSTDRFDQCTQFRPGSLKAFHCLICAYRTNMLCLLKSHFRKKHPEPPADRSAGPSGSLEVEGDGPPAAGDPPAEGNPPAAHPDLQRDPSPAPLPAVKTSKHSVYSEPAEVQRQLSHYRSMAPANSVAPLSAEVSGDRTLPCEFCDFSSGHWSSVRRHYMNIHGKKVHRCKDCCYFTGLRRKLDLHKKTGHSRGPAQPPPQKRLRCPLCLYHTLSRDHLVDHVVLHRQERVVPIELRRPRLSRYLADVVFRCQECTFTCGSAGALGAHALKHGPAGPYACRLCYFRCPRLSLLEAHLWDKHQVERNHELVGQVNLDHLGARSGAGEEGQDAWSHPREGNQDEEGVTPGWDGVQRQEGRDATARPRRRREEEEEGLRGQEEEEGQRRCDGRPPAAPRGSEDGCTGGVGFTSKRRAEGEASALEDGGAVGPPGGPGADDGPSGAQGSSGASGRPPPAAPPVPDGAADTEPREEPSLSPEVPRDHQAGRGDGLGSPEMPVLENVYLDRRLSGQGSLQRGEPPSGGALGGSGDPGTSPTKAPSDPSAAPRTRSGDPGALSCPYCGRIFCTAAELQGHVKRHRM
- the LOC115553378 gene encoding zinc finger protein 142 isoform X3, with product MKRDSRCSTGKSALLTSNELLQVERFKCSHCGIIFTAKLELLEHLREEHGLNTEKAIRNVVNAGHLTSNRVQVQRYQCSHCFIFFPSKLELLDHLGKEHSLNVENALSTARRACPVPSTQSPPVQRFQCSHCVLIFESKLMLLEHLGKDHDLDVDKAIRNATLPPPGEATPSPKPSEEVATERSISALQPEVNGLNRTPDTLSTVMGNKPVANEKSAPNIAKPTSKNKRVSSLAGRVKGSQETSRKITQYFSASSGQNVKSSFYHVTSPDLLQRADTVTPPAKNPRHGMIKIRLPTCAPRKPLLPDGSTVTLELINGEEDHKLPKNDFNDQQHNDNAGISRPKQMEDNPSINSPTPRSHRADLQCDSCTFCHKSVVAMFVHYQSQHPQIVMTLDQIRRTRALVSATKTLLPETSSEDLILDAPNQDESPTDPSEENSSSGSSERTKVQSEPLPEENTSAVDPLDPPDAPQRPLVDATGAPCSVRPPTPILSGQKTQLGASTSPPVLGPPRCAAVDSAAGGSPAISRPRISRNAPPRRPTPPQHEAPVRKESCAGVEAPGSPADGLKDGGHGEAKEAEELVIRRSRGKNLFFCPKCNYGNRGLRLVLVHFKNKHKGFQTTTHTISNYTEAIHRQMKKSKSPNNQITVLSSGLPVPILQGQGFFFCPQCNYGNQLISRVMDHLKKSHPDGKISKRQIFGYTAEVYEQPCEEQLKFEAISRPSEPALGERKITPFLCHRCDYGASNAYLLKRHLGKNHKIHQSAENILRTAFAKGRIEEGFHCQWCNFSDKKAERVFDHYKEKHRSNVSSLKHIINHFHMAPKDAPSKKEKDPASPAMRWRISSGTKKAKTFSCRKCSFKSISLTGLTKHKSRAHPSSVKGKASASEDLGREAEDQNSHATEADGQLDYNLAPKTLEPSPGLSSQSTPSSRVYMCRCCSLLFSTWQGLKIHYGMKHFEEWKSQPSLFEEEAALEGHRTEGNVVFKCPWCVYVHTTRHGVVSHCRARHHTKKVRAEVFEKRLAHVPHGSNGGNPRSRVRAGGYMCHTCNEVCRSLKKFNLHDVKCHGDSGSCVLKPAAKYALTKQLLSKYQGSMKKGFSKKNQAGLLKCPWCKHVEKSKEALAKHVNACSKSMRDVFKCTVCSYITLSNKYLKQHYRTAHGLESKTTAMEYTAVSYNCKLCPYVSSRRRYLLCHYTKSHGMDPPEELKVKKSFECQKCGQVLSSASGLSAHYTGVHLAHFQMDFKVLYRSAKRRAVAGYACQRCGLQVRSTRELRVHLDLHREQRRGGASGRAVAPSSQSNRKGASPKPVTSPAPAPEKAPPRAEAHACALCGRWFPSLMGLRVHERRSHGEEAAVGGAAPGPAALSTDRFDQCTQFRPGSLKAFHCLICAYRTNMLCLLKSHFRKKHPEPPADRSAGPSGSLEVEGDGPPAAGDPPAEGNPPAAHPDLQRDPSPAPLPAVKTSKHSVYSEPAEVQRQLSHYRSMAPANSVAPLSAEVSGDRTLPCEFCDFSSGHWSSVRRHYMNIHGKKVHRCKDCCYFTGLRRKLDLHKKTGHSRGPAQPPPQKRLRCPLCLYHTLSRDHLVDHVVLHRQERVVPIELRRPRLSRYLADVVFRCQECTFTCGSAGALGAHALKHGPAGPYACRLCYFRCPRLSLLEAHLWDKHQVERNHELVGQVNLDHLGARSGAGEEGQDAWSHPREGNQDEEGVTPGWDGVQRQEGRDATARPRRRREEEEEGLRGQEEEEGQRRCDGRPPAAPRGSEDGCTGGVGFTSKRRAEGEASALEDGGAVGPPGGPGADDGPSGAQGSSGASGRPPPAAPPVPDGAADTEPREEPSLSPEVPRDHQAGRGDGLGSPEMPVLENVYLDRRLSGQGSLQRGEPPSGGALGGSGDPGTSPTKAAPSDPSAAPRTRSGDPGALSCPYCGRIFCTAAELQGHVKRHRM